A genomic window from Pocillopora verrucosa isolate sample1 chromosome 7, ASM3666991v2, whole genome shotgun sequence includes:
- the LOC131799656 gene encoding CKLF-like MARVEL transmembrane domain-containing protein 4 yields MRCQTFTICLLNVNMADRRGDGFIQFTPDYITKTWLGRLKCAEVIFSLLAGACGAGVLSWIGCNCSSKVSFSNFIAWTAFVNGLIDMIIHLAGLWERLVWWFRHPALYLILCGLAVVGFLIGASLAASCATQTCVSNPGTAGAAAFFGFACLALFAAECCIHFQKYRSMQQEAQHQSSSGGKAPDFEEPPPPYSEAPGVI; encoded by the coding sequence ATGCGCTGTCAAACCTTCACTATCTGTCTCTTGAATGTCAACATGGCGGATCGGAGAGGGGACGGTTTTATACAGTTTACCCCAGACTATATCACCAAGACTTGGTTAGGCCGGCTAAAATGTGCAGAGGTGATATTTTCTCTTCTCGCTGGTGCGTGTGGAGCAGGCGTTTTATCGTGGATAGGTTGCAATTGTAGTAGTAAAGTAAGTTTCTCTAACTTCATCGCATGGACTGCTTTCGTCAACGGGTTAATCGACATGATTATACATCTTGCTGGTTTGTGGGAAAGGCTTGTTTGGTGGTTCCGCCATCCTGCTTTGTACCTAATCTTGTGTGGACTGGCTGTTGTGGGTTTTTTGATCGGAGCGTCCCTCGCCGCTTCTTGTGCAACACAAACCTGTGTAAGCAATCCTGGCACAGCGGGAGCAGCTGCTTTTTTCGGTTTCGCCTGCTTGGCTTTGTTCGCTGCGGAGTGCTGCATACACTTTCAGAAGTACAGGAGTATGCAGCAAGAAGCACAGCATCAATCTTCAAGCGGAGGCAAAGCTCCAGATT
- the LOC131799666 gene encoding uncharacterized protein, with amino-acid sequence MADGEELRNSQGCCNCEWIVITVEGWVKLIETVATFLAAVLTRSFAYYSAKMEYKYQVGVATCACILVFLHIIIRSLRCFEKVLPLLGMIGCFLLSVTLFVGSGIVYHDGNIYKGGDVMIASGICGFIAASLFFCEAIYYLFALVCRRSPPRHDDGVTLTTEKHGPAEDPASAVV; translated from the coding sequence ATGGCGGACGGGGAAGAGTTAAGGAATTCACAAGGATGTTGCAATTGTGAGTGGATAGTGATCACGGTGGAAGGATGGGTGAAACTCATCGAGACGGTAGCGACTTTCTTAGCGGCTGTTCTCACGCGTAGCTTTGCGTACTATAGCGCCAAGATGGAATACAAATATCAAGTCGGCGTAGCCACGTGCGCGTGCATCTTGGTGTTCCTGCACATCATTATCAGAAGCTTACGATGCTTCGAGAAGGTGCTACCACTGCTTGGAATGATCGGATGTTTTCTTCTCTCGGTAACCTTATTCGTTGGCTCTGGAATTGTGTACCATGATGGCAACATATATAAGGGAGGGGATGTAATGATTGCATCAGGCATTTGTGGCTTCATAGCTGCTAGTTTGTTCTTCTGTGAGGCGATTTATTATCTCTTTGCCCTCGTTTGTCGCCGATCACCTCCACGCCACGATGATGGGGTGACTCTAACTACAGAAAAACATGGTCCGGCAGAAGATCCTGCAAGTGCAGTGGTTTAG